From Penaeus vannamei isolate JL-2024 chromosome 40, ASM4276789v1, whole genome shotgun sequence, the proteins below share one genomic window:
- the LOC138860162 gene encoding uncharacterized protein encodes TKLPKYILVFVAASAAAQQFPDVSVRLAGDGFFRRGTAALSTSPSAGGFQPRTSFPADGGLQASPGASGGSRPGSHSGSSASGATGGLASSSGSRFRSAIGGGRRPGEGDADEAVDGVFEPLNLPASASSLLGTVSTAFSCDDLPYGYYADRDNACRVYHVCYPALFADGASVTYQYSFMCGAETVFDQRELTCVDPSVASPCEESYNYYFTNEQFGLPEEKIQFI; translated from the exons acaaaactTCCAAAATATATTCTAGTGTTCGTGGCAGCATCAGCTGCAGCCCAGCAGTTCCCGGATGTGTCCGTGCGACTCGCCGGCGATGGCTTCTTCCGCCGAGGAACAGCCGCCCTCTCGACCTCGCCCTCTGCTGGAGGATTTCAGCCGAGGACCAGCTTCCCGGCCGACGGCGGGCTGCAGGCCAGTCCCGGCGCCTCAGGAGGCAGCAGACCTGGCTCGCACAGCGGCAGCAGCGCCTCTGGTGCCACGGGCGGCTTGGCCTCGTCCAGCGGCAGCAGGTTTCGCTCTGCCATCGGAGGCGGACGTCGGCCCGGCGAAGGCGACGCCGACGAAGCCGTGGACGGCGTGTTCGAGCCCCTGAACCTCCCGGCCTCGGCCTCCAGCCTGCTGGGGACCGTCTCGACCGCCTTCTCCTGCGACGACCTCCCCTACGGCTACTACGCCGACCGCGACAACGCCTGCCGCGTCTACCACGTGTGCTACCCGGCGCTCTTCGCCGACGGCGCCAGCGTCACGTACCAGTACAG CTTCATGTGTGGCGCGGAGACGGTGTTCGACCAGAGGGAGCTAACCTGCGTGGATCCCTCAGTGGCGAGTCCTTGCGAGGAATCCTACAACTATTACTTCACCAACGAGCAGTTCGGTCTCCCTGAGGAAAAGATACAatttatatag